A DNA window from Micromonospora sp. NBC_01739 contains the following coding sequences:
- a CDS encoding 1-phosphofructokinase family hexose kinase: MTGHVMVFAPTPLLTVTVDQPNDTPELHLHPGGQGVWQARMVLSLGVEVVLCTTLGGEIGQVLEPLLVSEGVELKVVARDSGGSGGYVHDRREGSRREVIDVPGQPLSRHELDELYNLALSEGLRAAVCVLSGPNHPSLVPPDLYRRFAADLCANGSPVVVDLSGEHLTAVLDSGVFFLKVSHEELIADGRAAGEDQDQLITALYDLHTAGADNVLVSRADKPALTLLDGEVFEVRMPRLEAADPRGAGDSMTAGVAAVVARGGDIRTAIRTGAAAGALNVTRHGLGTGRLDSITGLVDRVELVPAGNRPQFRTTPDEWAHRAGGR; the protein is encoded by the coding sequence GTGACCGGGCACGTCATGGTCTTCGCGCCCACGCCGCTGCTGACCGTCACCGTCGACCAGCCCAACGACACCCCGGAGCTGCACCTGCACCCCGGCGGGCAGGGGGTCTGGCAGGCCCGGATGGTGCTCTCCCTCGGTGTCGAGGTGGTGCTCTGCACCACCCTGGGCGGCGAGATCGGGCAGGTGCTGGAGCCGTTGCTGGTCAGCGAAGGGGTGGAACTCAAGGTCGTGGCCCGCGACTCCGGCGGCAGCGGGGGGTACGTGCACGACCGCCGGGAGGGCAGCCGGCGGGAGGTCATCGACGTGCCCGGTCAGCCGTTGAGCCGCCACGAGTTGGACGAGCTGTACAACCTGGCCCTCAGCGAGGGACTGCGAGCGGCGGTGTGCGTGTTGAGCGGCCCCAACCACCCCAGCCTCGTACCCCCCGACCTGTACCGCCGCTTCGCGGCCGATCTGTGCGCCAACGGCAGCCCGGTGGTGGTCGACCTCAGCGGCGAACACCTGACGGCCGTCCTGGACAGCGGGGTGTTCTTCCTCAAGGTCAGCCACGAGGAGTTGATCGCGGACGGGCGGGCCGCCGGTGAGGATCAGGATCAGCTCATCACCGCCCTGTACGACCTGCACACCGCCGGCGCGGACAACGTGCTGGTCAGCCGGGCCGACAAACCGGCCCTGACCCTGCTCGACGGCGAGGTGTTCGAGGTACGGATGCCCCGGTTGGAGGCGGCCGACCCGCGGGGCGCGGGGGACTCGATGACCGCCGGGGTGGCGGCCGTGGTGGCCCGGGGCGGCGACATCCGTACCGCGATCCGCACCGGGGCGGCGGCCGGCGCGCTGAATGTCACCCGGCACGGGCTGGGCACCGGACGACTGGATTCGATCACCGGTCTGGTCGACCGGGTCGAGTTGGTGCCGGCCGGCAACCGGCCGCAGTTCCGCACCACCCCGGACGAGTGGGCCCACCGGGCAGGCGGCCGATGA
- the surE gene encoding 5'/3'-nucleotidase SurE codes for MTLRVLITNDDGISAPGLHSLARAAVARGLEVVVAAPFEEASGTSAAMRAVEEEGRVVVHDHPLPELATTPAFAVGGSPGFIALIAVHGAFGPPPQVLLSGINRGANAGRAVLHSGTVGAAFTAVANGCPAMAVSLDVLSAGEATAASGGAAVAEAARVRDVDRHWDTAARVALDLLPRLLTGPVASVLNVNAPDLPFGRLRGIRRGTLATFGQVQMTVAESGQGFVRTSLEQPGQAVQPGTDLALLAEGYASVTAIRALTEATDIDLSGLDPD; via the coding sequence ATGACCCTGCGGGTACTGATCACCAATGACGACGGGATCTCCGCCCCCGGCCTCCACTCGCTGGCCCGAGCCGCGGTCGCCCGGGGCCTGGAGGTGGTGGTGGCCGCCCCCTTCGAGGAGGCCAGCGGCACCAGCGCCGCGATGCGGGCGGTGGAGGAGGAGGGCAGGGTGGTGGTCCACGACCATCCCCTGCCGGAGTTGGCGACAACCCCGGCGTTCGCGGTGGGGGGTTCTCCCGGGTTCATCGCCCTGATCGCCGTGCACGGTGCCTTCGGGCCACCCCCGCAGGTGCTGCTGTCCGGAATCAATCGGGGCGCCAATGCCGGCCGGGCGGTGCTGCACTCCGGCACGGTGGGCGCGGCCTTCACCGCGGTGGCCAACGGTTGCCCGGCGATGGCGGTGTCCCTGGACGTGCTCTCGGCCGGTGAGGCTACCGCCGCCAGCGGGGGTGCGGCGGTGGCCGAAGCCGCCCGGGTACGCGATGTCGACCGACACTGGGACACGGCCGCCCGGGTAGCCCTGGACCTGCTGCCTCGGCTGCTCACCGGACCGGTGGCGAGCGTGCTCAACGTCAACGCACCGGATCTGCCCTTCGGGCGGCTGCGTGGGATACGCCGGGGCACCCTGGCCACCTTCGGTCAGGTGCAGATGACGGTCGCCGAATCCGGTCAGGGATTCGTGCGTACCTCGCTGGAGCAGCCCGGTCAGGCGGTGCAGCCCGGCACCGACCTGGCCCTGCTGGCCGAGGGTTACGCCTCGGTGACGGCCATCCGGGCCCTCACCGAGGCGACCGATATTGATCTGTCAGGTCTGGATCCCGACTGA
- a CDS encoding helix-turn-helix transcriptional regulator, whose product MAQDRRNLRTAVPGAPPVLASRLSPAALPEPVVLRPRLARLLDEAVARPVTLLRAPAGWGKTTVLASWRQAVTQAGGAGPAWVSVEAGDDADRLWAYLAAALRSSIEADPTATPIPDRPPGPDELEVLAAALAAREQPVVLILDDLHRVTDPAAVTGLEFLLRHTDQRLRLVMAGRHGPPLAVQRLRLAGELTEIGREELAFTGDEIADLLTAHGAAVPVAAVRRLRQRTEGWPAALRIAALALRQQSDPQRWIDQLGADQPEIAGYLREEVLAGLAPQDRELLRRAAVADTVCVGLAGALTGNPAVEERLSALAEDAGLLHHDGGSPAWYRCHPLLADLLHRELARLPAEELRDLHLSAQGWYADNGRPAEALRHALAAQDWITAVDVFVTRWPELVPAGRGDRSGPPPPAPPPEAVTRDPELALACAVERALHGDREAAETRLRLAAEPARRLPEPRRTRYRRLAAAADLALARLTDNPAAVRTAATRLLATSSFKGGVPGAQDAGAAVTASPRALDAPEPAAGVPRTADSADVAAVAGAELARLALEAGELTEAAQGFEGALSAARVAGRLRPELVCASRGALLAALRGNLRAAEEMARAALALPPCQGWSAPLDCGYAYLALGLVALCRDQPAEAAANLTLAAAATGDPPVGAVAAWCQSLLSRDEGDLGQAHRLLVAARECWSPRTGPLAARLLAADLELHAARGDLATARELAAGAMAQVSTPGRDESTAVLAVAAARVELRAGDPHAAARLLPDWAAGTAADWPLPVRLDAALLDAVLAATEGDHRRAGRILEQALDLAAPDGHRRSFLRAEPGLRDLLAAHLDAGTAHWPMVSDLVRAVDTPAESTTSGTSVAAALDEPLTERELTILRYLQSILSNVEIAAELSVSVNTVKTHVRNIYRKLDATRRRDAVRRARELHLI is encoded by the coding sequence ATGGCGCAGGACCGCAGAAACCTCCGGACCGCCGTACCGGGCGCTCCACCCGTGCTGGCCTCCCGGCTGTCCCCGGCCGCCCTGCCCGAACCGGTGGTGCTGCGCCCCCGGCTGGCCCGGCTGCTGGACGAGGCCGTGGCCCGACCGGTCACCCTGCTGCGCGCCCCGGCAGGCTGGGGAAAGACGACGGTGCTGGCCTCGTGGCGGCAGGCGGTCACCCAGGCGGGTGGGGCAGGACCGGCCTGGGTCTCCGTCGAGGCCGGGGACGACGCGGACCGGCTCTGGGCCTACCTGGCCGCGGCCCTGCGCTCGAGCATCGAGGCGGACCCGACGGCGACCCCGATCCCTGATCGGCCGCCCGGACCGGACGAGTTGGAGGTGCTGGCCGCCGCCCTGGCCGCCCGGGAACAGCCGGTGGTGCTGATCCTGGACGACCTGCACCGGGTCACCGATCCGGCGGCGGTGACCGGGCTGGAGTTCCTGCTGCGGCACACGGACCAGCGGCTGCGCCTGGTGATGGCCGGGCGTCACGGCCCACCCCTGGCGGTGCAGCGACTACGGCTGGCCGGTGAGTTGACCGAGATCGGCCGGGAGGAGTTGGCCTTCACCGGCGACGAGATCGCCGACCTGCTGACCGCGCACGGGGCGGCGGTGCCGGTGGCGGCGGTACGGCGGCTGCGGCAGCGGACCGAGGGCTGGCCGGCGGCCCTGCGCATCGCCGCCCTGGCCCTGCGCCAGCAGTCGGATCCGCAACGGTGGATCGACCAGCTCGGGGCCGACCAGCCGGAGATCGCCGGCTACCTGCGCGAGGAGGTGCTCGCCGGGCTGGCCCCGCAGGACCGGGAGCTGCTGCGCCGGGCCGCGGTGGCGGACACCGTCTGCGTCGGGCTGGCCGGCGCGCTGACCGGGAACCCGGCCGTCGAGGAGCGGCTGAGTGCTCTGGCCGAGGACGCCGGGTTGCTGCACCACGACGGGGGCAGCCCGGCGTGGTACCGCTGCCATCCCCTCCTGGCCGACCTGCTGCACCGCGAGTTGGCTCGACTGCCTGCCGAGGAACTGCGTGACCTGCACCTAAGCGCCCAGGGCTGGTACGCCGACAACGGTCGACCGGCCGAGGCCCTGCGGCACGCCCTGGCCGCGCAGGACTGGATCACCGCGGTCGACGTGTTCGTCACCCGATGGCCGGAACTAGTCCCGGCGGGCCGGGGGGACCGGTCCGGACCGCCGCCCCCGGCACCCCCGCCGGAGGCGGTGACCCGGGATCCGGAACTCGCCCTGGCCTGCGCCGTCGAGCGGGCCCTGCACGGCGACCGGGAGGCGGCCGAGACCCGACTGCGGCTGGCCGCCGAGCCCGCCCGCCGACTTCCCGAGCCCCGCCGGACCCGGTACCGCCGGCTGGCCGCCGCCGCAGACCTCGCCCTGGCCCGGCTGACCGACAACCCCGCAGCCGTACGCACAGCCGCCACCCGGTTGCTAGCCACCAGTTCCTTCAAGGGGGGTGTTCCGGGCGCGCAGGACGCGGGTGCCGCCGTCACTGCCTCCCCGAGGGCCCTGGACGCGCCGGAACCCGCCGCCGGTGTGCCGCGTACCGCAGACAGTGCCGACGTGGCGGCGGTGGCCGGCGCGGAGTTGGCTCGACTGGCCCTGGAGGCCGGGGAGTTGACCGAGGCGGCGCAGGGGTTCGAGGGGGCGTTGTCGGCGGCCCGGGTGGCCGGCCGACTCCGCCCGGAGCTGGTCTGTGCCAGCCGTGGGGCACTGCTGGCGGCGCTGCGCGGCAACCTGCGGGCGGCCGAGGAGATGGCCCGTGCCGCCCTCGCCCTGCCCCCCTGTCAGGGCTGGTCGGCGCCGCTGGACTGCGGCTACGCGTACCTGGCCCTGGGGTTGGTGGCGCTGTGCCGGGACCAGCCGGCGGAGGCGGCGGCGAACCTCACCCTGGCCGCGGCGGCCACCGGCGACCCCCCGGTCGGGGCGGTGGCGGCCTGGTGCCAGTCCCTGCTGAGCCGGGACGAGGGGGACCTGGGGCAGGCGCACCGCCTGCTCGTGGCGGCCCGGGAGTGCTGGTCGCCGCGAACCGGCCCGTTGGCGGCCCGGCTGCTCGCCGCCGACCTGGAGCTGCACGCCGCCCGGGGTGACCTGGCCACCGCCCGTGAGCTGGCGGCCGGTGCGATGGCGCAGGTCAGCACCCCCGGGCGGGACGAGTCCACGGCCGTGCTGGCGGTGGCGGCGGCCCGGGTGGAGCTGCGGGCCGGTGACCCGCACGCCGCCGCCCGGCTGCTGCCGGACTGGGCGGCCGGGACGGCAGCCGACTGGCCCCTGCCGGTACGCCTGGACGCCGCGCTGCTGGACGCGGTGCTGGCGGCCACCGAGGGCGACCACCGCCGGGCGGGGCGCATTCTGGAACAGGCCCTCGACCTGGCCGCCCCCGACGGTCACCGTCGGTCCTTCCTGCGGGCCGAGCCGGGCCTGCGGGACCTGCTGGCCGCTCACCTGGACGCCGGTACGGCGCACTGGCCGATGGTCAGCGACCTGGTCCGAGCGGTGGACACCCCGGCGGAATCGACCACCTCGGGTACCTCCGTGGCGGCGGCTCTGGACGAGCCCCTGACCGAGCGGGAGCTGACCATCCTGCGCTACCTGCAGAGCATCCTGTCCAATGTGGAGATAGCTGCCGAACTGTCGGTGTCGGTGAACACCGTCAAGACCCACGTACGCAACATCTACCGCAAACTCGACGCCACCCGCCGCCGCGACGCTGTCCGCCGCGCCCGCGAACTGCACCTCATCTAG
- a CDS encoding cellulose binding domain-containing protein yields the protein MRRSFVSAVVAALVAVTAVVALPLAASSAPVEKAATEAYDWRNVRIDGGGFVPGIIFNPTERNLIYARTDIGGAYRWDQSSQSWIPLLDWVGEDRWGWNGVVSLATDPVQTNRVYAAVGMYTNDWDPNNGAILRSTDKGDTWQAFELPFKNGGNMPGRGMGERLAVDPNRNSVVYYAAEGGNGLWRSTDHGATFAKVTGFPNVGNYVADPNDSSGYQSQNQGLTWVSFDKSTGTAGNLTQTIYVGVADKQNPVYRSTNGGSTWERIPGQPTGYLAHKGVVDHVGGHLYIATSDTGGPYDGGKGDVWKFTRSTGTWTQISPVPSSSADAYFGYSGLTIDRQNPNTLMVATQISWWPDAIFWRSTDGGATWSRIWDWGSYPQRVKKYTMDISSVPWLTFGANPQPPEETPKLGWMNESVEIDPHDSDRFMYGTGATIYGSTDLTRWDTGGTITIRPMVKGLEETAVLDLISPPSGAPLVSALGDIGGFRHTDLDSVPAMMFTQPVFTSTTSLDYAEANPSVMVRAGDFTDADRPGDSHVAFSTDGGANWFQGSEPAGVNRGGTVAAAADGSRFVWAPGDEGQRVVHSVGFGNSWTASTGIPANAIVESDRVNPSRFYGFSAGRFYVSTNGGVSFTASAATGLPTTGNVRFKALPGKEGELWLAGQGGLWRSTDSGATFTRSASVDSAGNIGFGRAAPGRPYPALYLFGTVDGQHGVHRSDDTGATWVRINDDQHQYGNAGDALTGDPRIYGRVYLGTNGRGILVADRVGGDPTPTPTSPSPGPTSPTPSPSGSSPSPTPTSPSPSPTTPPPTGGCSATYHLVGQWPGGLQGELVVRNAGPAPISGWTLSWTFPSGQRISQVWGGTHTQTGATVSLRDAGYNGALAPGATATAGFLAGTSGANDPPTTITCTTR from the coding sequence ATGCGGAGAAGTTTCGTCAGTGCGGTGGTGGCCGCCCTGGTCGCCGTCACGGCGGTGGTGGCGTTGCCGCTTGCCGCCTCCTCGGCTCCGGTCGAAAAGGCCGCCACGGAGGCGTACGACTGGCGCAACGTCCGGATCGACGGCGGCGGCTTCGTACCCGGCATCATCTTCAACCCCACCGAGCGGAACCTGATCTACGCCCGGACGGACATCGGCGGGGCGTACCGGTGGGATCAGTCCTCCCAATCCTGGATCCCGTTGCTGGACTGGGTGGGCGAGGACCGCTGGGGCTGGAACGGGGTGGTCAGCCTGGCCACCGACCCGGTGCAGACCAACCGGGTGTACGCCGCGGTGGGGATGTACACCAACGACTGGGACCCGAACAACGGCGCGATCCTGCGCTCCACGGACAAGGGCGACACCTGGCAGGCGTTCGAGCTGCCGTTCAAGAATGGCGGCAACATGCCCGGCCGGGGCATGGGGGAGCGGCTGGCCGTGGACCCCAACCGCAACAGTGTCGTCTACTACGCCGCCGAGGGCGGCAACGGCCTGTGGCGCAGCACCGACCACGGCGCCACCTTCGCCAAGGTGACCGGCTTCCCCAATGTCGGCAACTATGTCGCCGACCCGAACGACAGCAGCGGCTACCAGTCCCAGAACCAGGGCCTGACCTGGGTCAGCTTCGACAAGTCCACCGGTACGGCCGGCAACCTCACCCAGACCATCTACGTCGGGGTCGCCGACAAGCAGAACCCGGTCTATCGCAGCACGAACGGTGGCAGCACCTGGGAGCGGATCCCGGGGCAGCCCACCGGATACCTGGCCCACAAGGGAGTGGTCGATCATGTCGGCGGCCACCTCTACATCGCCACCAGCGACACCGGCGGGCCGTACGACGGCGGCAAGGGTGACGTCTGGAAGTTCACCCGGTCCACCGGCACCTGGACCCAGATCAGTCCGGTGCCCTCGAGCAGCGCCGACGCCTACTTCGGCTACAGCGGACTGACCATCGACCGGCAGAACCCGAACACCCTGATGGTGGCCACCCAGATCTCCTGGTGGCCGGACGCGATCTTCTGGCGCAGCACCGACGGGGGCGCCACCTGGAGCCGGATCTGGGACTGGGGCAGCTATCCGCAGCGCGTCAAGAAGTACACCATGGACATCAGTTCCGTGCCGTGGCTGACCTTCGGGGCCAACCCCCAGCCGCCGGAGGAGACACCGAAGCTGGGCTGGATGAACGAGTCCGTCGAGATCGACCCGCACGACTCGGACCGGTTCATGTACGGCACCGGCGCGACCATCTACGGCAGCACCGACCTGACCCGGTGGGACACCGGCGGCACCATCACCATCCGGCCGATGGTCAAGGGCCTGGAGGAGACCGCCGTGCTCGACCTGATCAGCCCGCCCTCGGGCGCACCCCTGGTCAGCGCGCTCGGCGACATCGGCGGTTTCCGGCACACCGATCTCGACTCCGTACCGGCGATGATGTTCACCCAGCCGGTCTTCACCAGCACCACCAGCCTCGACTACGCCGAGGCCAACCCCTCGGTGATGGTCCGCGCCGGCGACTTCACCGACGCCGACCGGCCGGGCGACAGTCATGTCGCCTTCTCCACCGACGGCGGAGCGAACTGGTTCCAGGGCAGCGAACCCGCCGGGGTCAACCGGGGTGGCACGGTCGCCGCCGCCGCCGACGGCAGCCGGTTCGTCTGGGCCCCCGGGGACGAGGGGCAGCGGGTCGTCCACTCGGTCGGCTTCGGAAACTCATGGACCGCCTCCACCGGCATCCCGGCCAACGCCATCGTGGAATCCGACCGGGTGAACCCGAGCAGGTTCTACGGATTCAGTGCCGGCCGGTTCTATGTGAGCACCAACGGTGGGGTCAGCTTCACCGCGTCCGCCGCGACCGGGCTGCCCACCACCGGAAACGTACGGTTCAAGGCCCTGCCCGGTAAGGAGGGCGAACTGTGGCTGGCTGGGCAGGGTGGGCTGTGGCGGTCCACCGACTCCGGAGCTACCTTCACCAGATCGGCCAGCGTCGACAGCGCGGGCAACATCGGCTTCGGTCGGGCGGCCCCCGGGCGGCCCTACCCGGCCCTCTACCTGTTCGGCACGGTCGACGGCCAGCACGGGGTGCACCGCTCCGACGACACCGGCGCCACCTGGGTACGCATCAACGACGACCAGCACCAGTACGGCAACGCCGGTGACGCCCTCACCGGCGATCCCCGGATCTACGGGCGGGTCTACCTCGGCACCAACGGGCGGGGAATCCTGGTCGCGGACCGGGTCGGTGGTGATCCCACCCCGACCCCGACGAGCCCTTCCCCGGGCCCGACCAGCCCGACGCCGTCGCCCAGCGGTTCGTCCCCGTCCCCGACGCCCACCAGCCCGTCCCCGTCCCCGACCACCCCGCCGCCGACGGGCGGCTGCTCGGCCACCTACCACCTGGTCGGGCAGTGGCCGGGGGGTTTGCAGGGCGAGTTGGTGGTACGCAACGCCGGCCCGGCCCCGATCAGCGGCTGGACCCTGAGCTGGACCTTCCCGAGTGGGCAGCGGATCAGCCAGGTCTGGGGTGGCACCCACACCCAGACCGGGGCGACCGTGTCCCTGCGCGACGCCGGTTACAACGGCGCGCTGGCCCCCGGCGCCACCGCCACGGCCGGTTTCCTGGCCGGCACCTCCGGGGCCAACGATCCACCGACGACCATCACCTGCACCACTCGCTGA
- a CDS encoding STAS domain-containing protein, translating into MSLSILQTVRPGGVIEIAPRGEIDVDTAYEVKEAIAEVLAKGRPARIELNMRLVTFIDSVGISAMVAGFQTAEVSGVKLVVTEPSRFVHRQLWVTGLLGLFGAPEPYYAGAAATPEVLPGA; encoded by the coding sequence GTGAGCCTGTCGATCCTTCAGACGGTTCGGCCTGGTGGTGTCATCGAGATCGCCCCCCGAGGGGAGATCGACGTCGACACCGCGTACGAGGTGAAAGAGGCCATTGCCGAGGTGCTGGCCAAGGGGCGGCCGGCCCGGATCGAGCTCAACATGCGGCTGGTCACCTTCATCGACTCGGTGGGCATCAGCGCGATGGTCGCCGGATTCCAGACCGCCGAGGTCAGTGGTGTGAAGTTGGTCGTCACCGAGCCGAGCCGGTTCGTGCACCGGCAACTCTGGGTGACCGGCCTGCTCGGTCTGTTCGGTGCCCCCGAGCCGTACTACGCGGGGGCCGCCGCGACACCCGAGGTCCTGCCGGGGGCCTGA
- a CDS encoding DsbA family protein yields MTTPLQVTARLRTPVTERDHVRGPMDAPVTIVEYGDYQCPYCGQAHANLRELLRQRSDTVRLVYRHFPIANMHPYAEMAAEAAEGAGRRGRFWELHDWLYEHQEELDPVHLMLGVEQLGLPVAEVEAETGRQVGGDRIRRDFVGGIRSGVEATPTLFVNGTRHDGDFDLATLLTTVDAAGD; encoded by the coding sequence CTGACCACCCCATTGCAGGTCACTGCGCGGCTCCGCACCCCCGTCACGGAACGCGATCACGTCCGAGGGCCGATGGACGCGCCGGTGACCATCGTCGAGTACGGCGACTACCAGTGCCCCTACTGCGGCCAGGCGCACGCCAACCTGCGCGAGCTGCTCCGGCAACGGTCCGACACCGTCCGCCTGGTCTACCGGCACTTCCCCATCGCGAACATGCACCCGTACGCCGAGATGGCCGCCGAGGCGGCCGAGGGCGCCGGGCGACGGGGGCGGTTCTGGGAGCTGCACGACTGGCTCTACGAGCACCAGGAGGAGTTGGACCCGGTGCACCTGATGCTCGGTGTGGAGCAGCTAGGGCTGCCCGTGGCCGAGGTGGAGGCGGAGACCGGACGGCAGGTCGGCGGCGACCGGATCCGGCGCGACTTCGTCGGCGGCATCCGCAGCGGGGTGGAGGCCACCCCCACCCTGTTCGTCAACGGCACCCGGCATGACGGGGACTTCGACCTGGCCACCCTGCTGACCACGGTCGACGCCGCCGGCGACTGA
- a CDS encoding coiled-coil domain-containing protein: protein MPTVATARPAARTAALICAALALAVGAALLPGPAAAAPGDVGDEGGTPALRAQLEAASKGYLDAKAALDRSVKRQKQLAGQLTATESQLAERGSKVAEIAAQAYRSGRLSAASALLNSASPAGFMDRAAALDAVAANEERALGELRATRDEVSRTKQALDREVQEQRKQVAVMAKRKDQAERALTVANERAEAAQRAERAPTRAGGSSPRAAPAPRNANGSWPAESCSVNDPTPANGCITPRTLHALKQAKSAGFTRYVSCYRSGGSGEHPKGRACDFAAQKNGFGGAATGGDRTYGNNLAAYFVNNADRLAVLYVIWYKQIWLPSSGWKTYSGARGDPSSDHTNHVHLSVY from the coding sequence ATGCCAACAGTGGCAACCGCTAGACCGGCCGCCCGCACGGCGGCCCTGATCTGCGCGGCGCTCGCCCTGGCCGTGGGGGCCGCGCTGCTTCCCGGCCCCGCCGCGGCGGCGCCCGGCGATGTCGGCGACGAAGGCGGCACCCCGGCGCTGCGGGCCCAGTTGGAGGCGGCCAGCAAGGGGTACCTCGACGCCAAGGCCGCCCTGGACCGTTCGGTCAAGCGGCAGAAGCAGCTGGCCGGCCAGCTCACCGCCACCGAGAGCCAGCTCGCCGAACGCGGCAGCAAGGTGGCCGAGATCGCGGCCCAGGCCTACCGCTCCGGTCGGCTCAGCGCGGCGTCGGCCCTGCTCAACAGCGCCTCCCCGGCCGGCTTCATGGACCGGGCGGCGGCCCTGGACGCGGTGGCCGCCAACGAGGAGCGCGCCCTGGGTGAGCTGCGGGCCACCCGCGACGAGGTCAGCCGGACCAAGCAGGCGCTGGACCGGGAGGTCCAGGAGCAGCGCAAGCAGGTCGCGGTGATGGCCAAGCGCAAGGATCAGGCCGAGCGGGCCCTGACGGTGGCCAACGAGCGGGCCGAGGCCGCCCAGCGGGCCGAGCGGGCACCGACCCGGGCCGGTGGATCCAGCCCCCGGGCCGCCCCCGCGCCCCGCAACGCGAACGGCTCGTGGCCGGCGGAGTCGTGCAGTGTCAACGACCCCACCCCGGCCAACGGCTGCATCACCCCGCGCACGCTGCACGCCCTCAAGCAGGCCAAGTCGGCCGGGTTCACCCGGTACGTCTCCTGCTACCGGTCGGGCGGCTCCGGCGAGCACCCCAAGGGCCGGGCCTGCGACTTCGCGGCGCAGAAGAACGGCTTCGGTGGGGCCGCCACCGGCGGTGACCGGACCTACGGCAACAACCTGGCGGCCTACTTCGTCAACAACGCCGACCGGCTCGCCGTGCTCTACGTGATCTGGTACAAGCAGATCTGGCTGCCCAGCAGCGGCTGGAAGACCTACAGCGGCGCGCGGGGCGATCCGTCCAGCGACCACACCAACCACGTACACCTGTCGGTGTACTGA